From Phoenix dactylifera cultivar Barhee BC4 unplaced genomic scaffold, palm_55x_up_171113_PBpolish2nd_filt_p 000897F, whole genome shotgun sequence, a single genomic window includes:
- the LOC103697151 gene encoding histone H3.v1-like, whose product MRDGYGGTSQDAAARIRLQREAERRRIHELKNRFPYAGTSEGLHQQEEDYEEEEYGEYEEEPSEPEEEEEREPPKPTREEQEFLKLREKLKDRIRQKLKKQSASALGHSSQSQDKKRTTSNDKFGSFFGPSQPIIAPRVIEESRLIRENKHIVAKVSSSGNKRDPTSSEVRTHVHHQKARVVNEVKKKAQALKDMRDYSFLLSDDADLPSEKEQPLTRNVSAPKADGRSAQTPLKSRIPTSKPVKPTLNGHELKKPTSAIRPMQTKVSSVKEAPVNRSKSASVEPRKMLGGGAGNGPVQTTGNKALPSKVPAQITSMNKPAGKAISDPGLKKNPSSAKPHSSAQHYHPDQKRVTQVPHRVKTTPKQPLPSSKAQPSKQIPSRDIHDDRSKKRPVRRHLDEEEDDVDDVRGLIRKMFRYDPSKYAGQDEDVSDMEVGFDVIQKEELRSSQIARREDEEQLRLIEQEEEEERRRKLMGKKQRLRH is encoded by the exons ATGAGGGATGGTTACGGCGGCACCTCCCAGGACGCGGCGGCGAGGATCCGGCTGCAGCGGGAGGCGGAGAGGCGTAGAATCCACGAACTGAAGAACAGGTTCCCCTACGCCGGCACCTCCGAG GGTTTGCATCAGCAAGAGGAAGATTACGAAGAGGAAGAATATGGTGAATATGAGGAGGAACCTTCTGAgccagaggaagaagaggaacgagaACCACCAAAACCCACCAGGGAGGAACAAGAATTTCTCAAATTGAGGGAGAAGCTAAAAGATAGGATCAGGCAAAAGTTGAAGAAACAAAGTGCTAGTGCTCTTGGTCATTCATCTCAATCCCAAGACAAGAAGAGGACAACATCAAATGACAA ATTTGGCTCCTTTTTTGGCCCTTCACAACCCATTATTGCTCCACGAGTCATTGAAGAAAGCCGTTTAATTCGGGAGAATAAGCATATTGTGGCTAAGGTTTCGAGTTCTGGT AACAAAAGAGATCCCACATCTTCCGAAGTAAGGACCCATGTCCACCATCAGAAAGCAAGAGTTGTTAATGAG GTAAAAAAGAAGGCACAGGCACTTAAAGACATGCGAGATTATTCCTTTTTATTGTCAGATGATGCTGATCTTCCCTCTGAAAAAGAGCAGCCTTTAACCAGAAATGTTTCTGCTCCAAAGGCTG ATGGTAGGTCAGCCCAAACACCATTGAAGAGCAGGATACCTACAAGCAAACCTGTAAAGCCAACTTTGAATGGTCATGAATTGAAGAAGCCGACTTCTGCCATTCGGCCTATGCAAACCAAAGTAAGTTCTGTGAAAGAAGCTCCTGTAAACAGATCCAAGTCAGCTTCAGTTGAACCTAGAAAAATGCTTGGTGGTGGTGCTGGAAATGGGCCTGTCCAGACTACAGGAAATAAAGCTTTACCCTCCAAGGTTCCTGCTCAGATTACCAGTATGAATAAGCCTGCTGGGAAGGCCATAAGTGATCCTGgtttaaagaagaacccttcaTCTGCAAAGCCACATTCTTCTGCCCAACATTATCACCCTGATCAGAAAAGAGTAACCCAAGTACCACATAGAGTAAAAACAACACCAAAACAGCCATTGCCTTCCTCAAAAGCTCAG CCTTCTAAGCAAATCCCATCACGTGACATCCATGACGACCGTTCAAAGAAAAGGCCTGTGAGAAGACACttggatgaagaggaagatgaTGTTGATGATGTTCGTGGACTTATCAGAAAAATGTTTAG GTATGATCCTAGTAAATATGCAGGGCAAGATGAGGATGTCAGTGACATGGAGGTTGGTTTTGATGTTATCCAGAAGGAAGAGCTGAGAAG TTCCCAGATTGcgagaagggaggatgaagagcaaCTTCGCCTCATTGagcaggaagaggaagaagagaggcgaAGAAAGCTAATGGGAAAAAAACAGAGGCTACGCCATTAG